A genomic segment from Pseudoduganella chitinolytica encodes:
- a CDS encoding LytR/AlgR family response regulator transcription factor: MRTVIVDDEPLARALVREYLAAHADVAVVAECGNGFEAVKAIAELAPDLVVLDIQMPKLDGFEVVELVGARSGTRFIFATAFDQYAIRAFEVRALDYLLKPFSQQRFDQALDNVRGALAASTVAPAPAPSLQGLGRASAPAQPLARVPIRDGTRVHVVPCDAIDCVQAQDDYVEIRAGGKAWLKNQALSDLEAQMDPRRFLRVHRSWLVNIEAVSRIEQATRDSHVAVLRDGSRVPVSRGGYQKLRAALS; the protein is encoded by the coding sequence ATCCGCACCGTCATCGTCGACGACGAGCCGCTGGCGCGCGCCCTCGTGCGCGAATACCTGGCCGCGCATGCCGACGTCGCCGTCGTGGCCGAATGCGGCAACGGCTTCGAGGCGGTCAAGGCCATCGCCGAACTGGCGCCGGACCTCGTCGTGCTCGATATCCAGATGCCGAAACTGGACGGCTTCGAGGTCGTCGAACTGGTGGGCGCGCGCAGCGGCACGCGCTTCATCTTCGCCACCGCGTTCGACCAGTACGCGATCCGCGCGTTCGAGGTGCGCGCGCTGGACTACCTGTTGAAACCCTTCAGCCAGCAGCGCTTCGACCAGGCGCTGGACAATGTGCGCGGCGCACTGGCCGCGTCGACCGTTGCGCCGGCGCCGGCGCCGTCGTTGCAGGGGCTGGGCCGCGCCAGCGCACCCGCGCAGCCGCTCGCGCGCGTGCCGATCCGGGATGGCACCAGGGTGCATGTGGTCCCTTGCGATGCGATCGATTGCGTGCAGGCGCAGGACGACTATGTCGAGATCCGTGCCGGCGGCAAGGCGTGGCTGAAGAACCAGGCGCTGTCGGACCTGGAGGCGCAGATGGACCCGCGCCGCTTCCTGCGCGTGCACCGCTCCTGGCTGGTCAACATCGAGGCCGTCAGCCGCATCGAGCAGGCCACGCGCGACAGCCACGTGGCGGTGCTGCGCGACGGCAGCCGCGTGCCGGTCAGCCGCGGCGGCTACCAGAAGCTGCGCGCCGCACTCAGCTGA
- the fdh3B gene encoding formate dehydrogenase FDH3 subunit beta — translation MARMKFICDTERCIECNSCATACKNEHEVPWGVNRRRVVTINDGIIGQEKSVSVACMHCSDAPCMAVCPVDCFYRTDEGVVLHNKDACIGCGYCSYACPFGAPQFPSNGTFGLRGKMDKCTFCAGGPEENGSQEEFEKYGRNRLSEGKLPACAEMCSTKALLGGDGDVVADIFRTRVITRGKGSEVWGWGTAYGNKAQQDSVPQELAK, via the coding sequence ATGGCACGCATGAAATTTATTTGCGACACCGAGCGCTGCATCGAATGTAACAGCTGCGCCACGGCGTGCAAGAACGAACACGAAGTACCCTGGGGCGTGAACCGTCGCCGCGTGGTGACGATCAACGACGGCATCATCGGCCAGGAGAAATCCGTGTCGGTGGCGTGCATGCACTGCTCCGACGCGCCCTGCATGGCCGTCTGCCCGGTGGACTGCTTCTACCGCACCGACGAAGGCGTCGTGCTGCACAACAAGGACGCCTGTATCGGCTGCGGCTACTGCTCGTACGCCTGCCCGTTCGGCGCGCCGCAGTTCCCGTCGAACGGCACCTTCGGCCTGCGCGGCAAGATGGACAAGTGCACGTTCTGCGCCGGCGGTCCCGAGGAAAACGGCTCGCAGGAAGAGTTCGAGAAGTATGGCCGCAACCGCCTGTCCGAAGGCAAGCTGCCGGCCTGCGCCGAGATGTGCTCGACCAAGGCCCTACTGGGCGGCGACGGCGACGTCGTGGCCGACATCTTCCGCACCCGCGTCATCACGCGCGGCAAGGGCAGCGAAGTGTGGGGCTGGGGCACCGCCTACGGCAACAAGGCGCAGCAGGACTCCGTGCCGCAGGAGCTGGCCAAATGA
- a CDS encoding FxDxF family PEP-CTERM protein: MKKAFFSKVAGSLLLSAGLLASGVAVADETLTFDSAGNATFGITHDAMGSFTDTFLFSVDPATQAWISGTAVVGKTYIDGARLANYGITDITFFADVGGVRTNLETSFTTDGGIEFYPVEGLSAGNYGFTVSGNVLNGAAGGSYAGTLNVAAPVPEPATYAMLGVGIGLLAFTARRKTNNKLG; encoded by the coding sequence ATGAAGAAAGCGTTCTTTAGCAAGGTAGCCGGCTCCCTCCTGTTGTCCGCTGGTCTGCTCGCCTCCGGCGTTGCGGTCGCGGACGAAACCCTGACCTTCGACTCCGCGGGCAATGCAACGTTCGGCATCACGCACGACGCCATGGGCTCGTTCACGGACACGTTCCTGTTCTCCGTCGACCCAGCCACGCAGGCGTGGATCAGCGGTACTGCGGTCGTGGGCAAGACCTATATCGATGGCGCCCGCCTGGCCAACTACGGCATCACCGACATCACGTTCTTCGCCGACGTGGGTGGCGTGCGTACGAACCTGGAAACGTCCTTCACCACCGATGGCGGTATCGAGTTCTATCCGGTGGAAGGTCTCTCCGCAGGCAACTACGGCTTCACCGTCAGCGGCAACGTGCTGAACGGTGCAGCCGGTGGCTCGTACGCAGGTACCCTGAACGTGGCGGCACCTGTGCCTGAACCAGCTACCTATGCAATGCTCGGCGTCGGTATCGGCCTGCTGGCCTTTACGGCTCGCCGCAAGACCAATAACAAACTGGGCTGA
- a CDS encoding helicase C-terminal domain-containing protein, with protein sequence MAGVVATPARYTVAVRALCEFTAKAGDLDLRFTPSPTAQEGIAGHAVVSARRDDGYERELALSGHWGPLQVRGRADGYDPRTNQLEEVKTYRGDLARMPANHRALHWAQLKVYGHLLCAMRGLDSVRLALVYFDIGSQKETVLAEQHDAAALRTVFEAQCAAFVGWAEQELAHRGARDAQLAALSFPHPSFRPGQRELAEAMFKASSRACALLAQAPTGIGKSIGSLFPLLKAAPQHGLDKIFFLAAKTSGRQMALDAVTRLRDSAPLLPLRTLELTAKSRACEHPDKACHGEACPLARGFYDRLPAARAAALELPLLDRASVRTAALAHDVCPYYLQSELARWADVIVGDYNYYFDFSAQLHALTTMNDWRVAVLVDEAHNMVARARAMYSAELEHGTLRALRKTAPAALAKPLDRVHRQWLALEKEQDEDYRALDALPEKFMGALQTATTAIGDYLAENPAWFDADVLDFYFHGLHFARLAESFGDHSLFDVTLTTSRAGKRGSTLCLRNIVPAPFLQPRFAAARSVALFSATLSPWNYYADTLGMPADTAWVDVASPFEADQLAVHVADHISTRWQHRDRSLAPIATLMGAQYERQPGNYLAFFSSFDYMDKAADLFAARYPDVPVWRQARGMDEGARDAFLARFKADGRGIGFAVLGGAFGEGIDLPGARLIGAFIATLGLPQLNPVNEGIRRRMDAVFGAGYDYTYLYPGLQKVVQAAGRVIRTTSDRGTVHLIDDRFGRPEIRALLPLWWRIGPAVS encoded by the coding sequence ATGGCAGGCGTAGTGGCAACGCCTGCGCGCTATACCGTGGCCGTGCGTGCGCTGTGCGAGTTCACGGCCAAGGCGGGCGACCTGGACCTGCGCTTCACGCCGTCGCCCACGGCGCAGGAGGGGATCGCCGGTCACGCGGTGGTCAGCGCCCGGCGCGACGACGGCTACGAGCGCGAGCTCGCCCTGTCCGGCCACTGGGGCCCGCTGCAGGTGCGCGGCCGCGCCGACGGCTACGACCCGCGCACCAACCAGCTCGAGGAGGTCAAGACCTACCGGGGCGACCTGGCGCGCATGCCGGCCAACCACCGCGCGCTGCACTGGGCCCAGCTGAAGGTGTACGGCCACCTGCTGTGCGCCATGCGCGGGCTGGACTCCGTGCGCCTGGCGCTCGTCTACTTCGACATCGGCAGCCAGAAGGAAACCGTGCTGGCCGAACAGCACGACGCGGCGGCGCTGCGCACCGTGTTCGAGGCGCAGTGCGCCGCCTTCGTCGGCTGGGCCGAACAGGAGCTGGCGCACCGCGGCGCGCGCGACGCGCAACTGGCGGCGCTGTCGTTTCCGCACCCGTCGTTCCGGCCCGGCCAGCGCGAACTGGCGGAGGCCATGTTCAAGGCCAGCAGCCGCGCCTGCGCGCTGCTGGCACAGGCGCCGACAGGCATCGGCAAGAGCATCGGCAGCCTGTTTCCGCTCCTGAAGGCGGCGCCGCAGCATGGCCTCGACAAGATCTTCTTCCTGGCCGCGAAGACGTCCGGCCGGCAGATGGCGCTCGATGCCGTGACCCGCCTGCGCGACAGCGCGCCGCTGCTGCCGCTGCGCACGCTGGAACTGACGGCGAAGAGCCGCGCCTGCGAACATCCCGACAAGGCATGCCACGGCGAAGCCTGTCCGCTGGCCCGGGGCTTCTACGACCGCCTGCCCGCCGCCCGCGCGGCCGCGCTGGAGCTGCCGCTGCTGGACCGGGCCTCGGTGCGCACGGCCGCGCTGGCGCACGACGTCTGCCCGTATTACCTGCAAAGCGAGCTGGCGCGCTGGGCCGACGTGATCGTGGGCGACTACAACTACTACTTCGACTTTTCCGCGCAGCTGCATGCGCTGACGACGATGAACGACTGGCGCGTGGCCGTGCTGGTGGACGAGGCGCACAACATGGTGGCGCGTGCCCGCGCCATGTATTCGGCCGAACTGGAACACGGCACGCTGCGCGCGCTCAGGAAGACGGCGCCGGCGGCGCTGGCGAAGCCGCTGGACCGGGTGCACCGCCAGTGGCTCGCGCTGGAGAAGGAACAGGACGAAGATTACCGCGCGCTCGATGCGCTGCCGGAAAAATTCATGGGCGCGCTGCAGACGGCGACGACGGCCATCGGCGACTACCTGGCCGAGAATCCCGCCTGGTTCGATGCGGACGTGCTGGACTTCTACTTCCACGGCCTGCACTTCGCCCGGCTGGCGGAAAGCTTCGGCGACCATTCGCTGTTCGACGTGACCCTGACGACGTCGCGGGCAGGCAAGCGCGGCTCCACGCTGTGCCTGCGCAATATCGTGCCGGCCCCGTTCCTGCAGCCGCGCTTCGCCGCGGCCCGTTCGGTGGCGCTGTTCTCGGCCACCCTCAGCCCTTGGAACTATTACGCCGACACGCTGGGGATGCCGGCGGACACCGCATGGGTGGATGTCGCCTCGCCGTTCGAAGCCGACCAGCTGGCGGTGCACGTGGCGGACCACATCTCCACCCGCTGGCAGCACCGCGACCGCTCGCTGGCGCCCATCGCGACGCTGATGGGCGCGCAGTACGAACGCCAGCCCGGCAACTACCTGGCGTTCTTCAGCAGCTTCGATTACATGGACAAGGCGGCCGACCTGTTCGCGGCGCGCTACCCGGACGTGCCGGTGTGGCGCCAGGCGCGCGGCATGGACGAAGGCGCGCGCGACGCGTTCCTGGCCCGCTTCAAGGCCGACGGGCGCGGCATCGGCTTTGCCGTGCTGGGCGGCGCGTTCGGCGAAGGCATCGACCTGCCGGGCGCGCGCCTGATCGGCGCCTTCATCGCGACGCTGGGCCTGCCCCAGCTCAATCCCGTCAACGAAGGCATCCGCCGGCGCATGGATGCGGTATTCGGCGCCGGCTACGACTACACCTACCTGTATCCGGGCCTGCAGAAGGTCGTGCAGGCGGCCGGCCGCGTGATCCGCACGACCAGCGACCGCGGCACCGTGCACCTGATCGACGACCGCTTCGGCCGGCCCGAGATCCGGGCCCTGCTGCCGCTCTGGTGGCGCATCGGCCCGGCCGTCAGCTGA
- a CDS encoding FxDxF family PEP-CTERM protein, with protein MKKAMFSKVATSLLLSAGLLASGVAAADEVLTFDAAGNATFGVTHATAGSFNDTFLFSVSELATASGTAVTGKTKIDAARLANYGITDITFFSEVGGVRTNLATTFTADGAIEFFPEADLIAGNYGFTVSGNTLLSGKGGSYAGTLNVSPVPEPTTYAMLGLGLGMLAFTARRKANSKLG; from the coding sequence ATGAAAAAAGCAATGTTCAGCAAGGTCGCCACTTCCCTCCTGCTGTCCGCCGGCCTGCTGGCCAGCGGCGTCGCCGCGGCAGACGAAGTCCTGACGTTCGATGCAGCCGGTAACGCCACCTTCGGCGTGACCCATGCAACGGCCGGCTCGTTCAACGACACCTTCCTGTTCTCCGTTTCCGAACTGGCAACCGCCAGCGGCACGGCAGTGACCGGCAAAACCAAGATCGACGCTGCCCGCCTGGCCAACTACGGCATCACCGACATCACCTTCTTCTCGGAAGTCGGCGGCGTGCGCACGAACCTGGCAACCACCTTCACGGCTGACGGCGCCATCGAGTTCTTCCCAGAAGCTGACCTGATCGCCGGCAACTACGGCTTCACCGTCAGCGGCAACACGCTGCTGAGCGGCAAAGGCGGTTCGTACGCTGGCACGCTGAACGTGTCGCCAGTACCTGAGCCAACCACCTACGCAATGCTGGGCCTGGGCCTGGGCATGCTGGCTTTCACGGCTCGCCGCAAAGCCAACAGCAAACTGGGCTGA
- a CDS encoding sensor histidine kinase has protein sequence MQAPLSNRRGALLYVVAWVCLGMALGAVCAALAPARLINGLLFALPTTPVYGIAAGFSTYYLCRANPLGTRPAPLLIVMLAAAAIVAGFMWLAVLLGWNELCRGLGVPWAGITVRTELSALLFALGVLLYGLLAAINYLAIEAGRARSAERRALEARVAAQEAELRMLRTQIDPHFLFNSLNSISALTSQDPPAAREMTLQLASFCRHSLGLADQDRVTLEQEMTLVRHFLAIEKVRFGARLVTEEALEKGALACLVPPMIIQPLVENAVKHGIGQLPEGGLLLVAAWREGSGAGMRLRIAVSNAVDTEGQGGGAGGIGLANVRQRLACAYPNAATLAWKREDGTFSVEIALPAQTRES, from the coding sequence ATGCAGGCACCGCTGTCGAACCGGCGCGGCGCGCTGCTGTACGTGGTCGCCTGGGTGTGCCTGGGCATGGCGCTGGGCGCGGTGTGCGCCGCACTGGCGCCGGCGCGCCTGATCAACGGCCTGCTGTTCGCCCTGCCGACCACGCCGGTGTACGGCATCGCCGCCGGGTTTTCCACCTACTACCTGTGTCGCGCCAATCCGCTCGGGACACGCCCGGCACCGCTGCTGATCGTGATGCTGGCCGCGGCGGCGATCGTGGCCGGCTTCATGTGGCTGGCGGTGCTGCTGGGGTGGAACGAGTTGTGCCGGGGTCTGGGCGTGCCTTGGGCGGGGATAACGGTCCGCACCGAGCTGTCGGCACTGCTGTTCGCCCTGGGGGTGCTGCTGTATGGCCTGCTGGCCGCGATCAACTACCTGGCCATCGAGGCGGGGCGGGCCCGCAGCGCGGAGCGGCGCGCCCTGGAGGCGCGGGTGGCGGCGCAGGAAGCGGAACTGCGCATGCTGCGCACGCAGATCGACCCGCACTTCCTGTTCAACAGCCTCAACTCCATCAGCGCGCTGACATCGCAGGATCCGCCAGCGGCGCGCGAGATGACACTGCAGCTGGCCAGCTTCTGCCGGCACAGCCTGGGGCTGGCGGACCAGGACCGGGTGACCCTGGAGCAGGAGATGACGCTGGTCCGGCACTTCCTCGCCATCGAGAAGGTGCGCTTTGGTGCCCGCCTCGTGACGGAGGAGGCGCTGGAGAAGGGCGCCCTGGCATGCCTGGTGCCGCCGATGATCATCCAGCCGCTGGTGGAGAACGCAGTCAAGCACGGCATCGGCCAGTTGCCCGAAGGCGGGTTGCTGCTGGTGGCTGCCTGGCGCGAGGGCAGCGGGGCGGGCATGCGGCTGCGTATCGCCGTCAGCAATGCCGTCGACACGGAAGGCCAGGGCGGCGGTGCCGGCGGCATCGGCCTTGCCAACGTGCGCCAGCGCCTGGCGTGCGCCTATCCGAACGCGGCCACGCTGGCATGGAAGCGCGAGGACGGCACCTTCAGCGTCGAGATCGCGCTGCCCGCGCAAACCAGGGAGAGCTGA
- a CDS encoding formate dehydrogenase subunit gamma: MQRWLAMLALCCATLGTGSALAQPEAGANQAAPASTPVPAPAPASAAAPQVQSVDILKQDQAERTRAQPGNAAPVWRAVNAGTEHYSSLPYREAGVLIQQKVQYPGQAHPVSAGEAWRRFRNGPLLHVGGWLFLAAIAACTALYFVAGPLKIKGPLTGRLIERFTPGERLIHWSVAITFVILMLSGLTMAFGKFVLMPLIGHGLFGWLTYALKTVHNFVGPLFAVSLVCMIVKFARDNLPAKADVKWLLSLGGAIGGKHPHAGRFNGGEKIWFWGGVLAMGVLVTASGFVLDKIVPGLDYTRQLMQLSNVVHLVAASLVMAASLGHIYLGTVGMQGAYRAMRDGYVDDQWAKEHHDLWYDDVVRGDVPRVRSQETPPTTATPRTV, encoded by the coding sequence ATGCAACGATGGCTAGCCATGCTGGCGCTGTGCTGCGCCACGCTGGGTACCGGCAGCGCGCTGGCGCAGCCTGAGGCCGGCGCCAATCAGGCTGCGCCTGCGTCCACACCGGTGCCCGCGCCTGCGCCTGCCTCTGCGGCTGCACCGCAGGTGCAGTCGGTCGACATCCTGAAGCAGGACCAGGCCGAGCGCACGCGCGCGCAGCCGGGTAATGCGGCGCCCGTGTGGCGCGCGGTGAACGCGGGCACGGAGCATTATTCCAGCCTGCCTTACCGCGAAGCCGGGGTGCTGATCCAGCAGAAGGTCCAGTATCCGGGCCAGGCGCACCCCGTCTCGGCGGGCGAGGCCTGGCGCCGCTTCCGCAACGGCCCGCTGCTGCACGTGGGTGGCTGGCTGTTCCTGGCCGCGATCGCCGCCTGCACGGCGCTGTACTTCGTCGCCGGACCGTTGAAGATCAAGGGTCCGTTGACGGGCCGCCTGATCGAGCGCTTCACGCCCGGTGAACGACTGATCCACTGGTCGGTCGCGATCACGTTCGTCATCCTGATGCTGTCGGGCCTGACGATGGCGTTCGGGAAGTTCGTGCTGATGCCGCTGATCGGCCATGGCCTGTTCGGCTGGCTGACCTATGCGCTGAAGACCGTGCACAACTTCGTCGGCCCGCTGTTCGCTGTCTCGCTCGTGTGCATGATCGTCAAGTTCGCGCGCGATAACCTGCCGGCGAAGGCGGACGTCAAGTGGCTGCTGTCGCTGGGCGGTGCCATCGGCGGCAAGCATCCGCACGCGGGCCGCTTCAACGGCGGCGAGAAGATCTGGTTCTGGGGCGGCGTGCTGGCGATGGGCGTGCTGGTGACGGCATCGGGCTTCGTGCTGGACAAGATCGTGCCGGGCCTGGACTACACGCGCCAGCTGATGCAGCTGTCGAACGTCGTGCACCTGGTGGCGGCATCGCTCGTCATGGCCGCGTCGCTGGGCCACATCTACCTGGGCACGGTGGGCATGCAGGGCGCCTATCGGGCCATGCGCGATGGCTACGTGGACGACCAGTGGGCCAAGGAACACCACGACCTGTGGTACGACGACGTGGTGCGGGGCGACGTGCCGCGCGTGCGCTCGCAGGAGACGCCGCCGACCACCGCCACGCCCCGCACTGTTTGA
- a CDS encoding LiaI-LiaF-like domain-containing protein, translating into MKTQSNGQHMAAQVVVGLAVIVIGFLFLFDNLGWLDLDIGVQFWPVVLVGAGVLKIAQARSGRGSATGAILVLAGVVLLLRALGWLHIGWNVLGPALMIGGGALLVVRSAGRRHLAGRAGSAGVRLDKDGDTATEDIVNVTAVLGAHRRRMATQHFRGGEITVLMAGCDLDLRDASLDGVAVLHVFALMGGIDIKVPTDWTVELEGMPILGGFEDSTLRPRDTGKRLVVRGYAIMGGLDLRN; encoded by the coding sequence ATGAAAACGCAATCCAACGGCCAGCACATGGCCGCCCAGGTCGTGGTCGGCCTGGCCGTCATCGTCATCGGCTTCCTGTTCCTGTTCGATAACCTGGGCTGGCTGGACCTGGACATCGGCGTGCAGTTCTGGCCCGTCGTGCTGGTCGGCGCCGGTGTGCTGAAGATCGCCCAGGCCCGCTCCGGGCGCGGTAGTGCGACCGGTGCCATCCTGGTGCTGGCGGGCGTGGTGTTGCTGCTGCGGGCGCTGGGGTGGCTGCACATCGGCTGGAACGTACTGGGTCCCGCGCTGATGATCGGCGGCGGCGCGCTGCTGGTGGTGCGCTCCGCCGGCCGGCGCCACCTGGCGGGGCGGGCGGGCAGCGCCGGCGTGCGCCTGGACAAGGACGGCGACACTGCGACCGAGGACATCGTCAACGTGACGGCCGTGCTGGGCGCCCACCGCCGCCGCATGGCCACGCAGCACTTCCGCGGCGGCGAGATCACCGTCCTGATGGCCGGCTGCGACCTGGACCTGCGCGACGCGTCGCTGGACGGCGTCGCCGTGCTGCACGTGTTCGCACTGATGGGCGGCATCGACATCAAGGTGCCGACCGATTGGACGGTGGAGCTGGAAGGCATGCCCATCCTGGGCGGCTTCGAAGACTCGACGCTGCGCCCGCGCGACACTGGCAAGCGCCTGGTCGTGCGCGGCTACGCCATCATGGGCGGGCTGGACCTGCGCAACTGA
- a CDS encoding LiaF transmembrane domain-containing protein, with amino-acid sequence MHCTASHASHRQRRQVIWGLTLIAFGLAYLLQRDDDTAVARLWLYWPWVLVAFGVNNMLPPTDGRRFVDGLSQVLFGAWFWITVEGWWGLTFSNSWPLLIIVAGLGMVLQPLANRYFPRRAEEQS; translated from the coding sequence ATGCACTGCACCGCATCCCATGCTTCGCACCGCCAGCGCCGCCAGGTGATCTGGGGGCTCACGCTGATCGCGTTCGGCCTCGCCTACCTGCTGCAGCGCGACGACGACACGGCCGTCGCGCGCCTGTGGCTGTACTGGCCCTGGGTCCTGGTGGCGTTCGGCGTCAACAACATGCTGCCGCCCACCGATGGCCGCCGCTTCGTCGACGGCCTGTCGCAGGTGCTGTTCGGCGCGTGGTTCTGGATCACCGTGGAGGGCTGGTGGGGGCTGACCTTCAGCAACAGCTGGCCTCTCCTGATCATCGTCGCCGGGCTGGGCATGGTGCTGCAGCCGCTGGCCAACCGCTATTTCCCGCGTCGTGCGGAGGAGCAGTCATGA
- a CDS encoding formate dehydrogenase accessory sulfurtransferase FdhD has protein sequence MSYRPQLSSASAVLTREVEVLDERGRASVIAIPAERPLTVYVDKRELVTLMTLGGAPEALTLGYLRNQRLVTALEDIVSVQVDWEVDAVAVTTRNGIAGLAERTSKQVVTTGCGQGSVFGGLMDDVDRIVLPTAARLPQSTLYRIIDAVRNHQSIYKQAGSVHGCALFSAAGEMLSFVEDVGRHNAVDAIAGQMWLEGIAGADKVFYTTGRLTSEMVIKGAQMGIPFLLSRSGTTQMGHMVAERIGMTLLSRCTGKHFLLLTGQERLVYEPGTADVVRYA, from the coding sequence ATGTCGTACCGCCCCCAGTTGTCGAGCGCCAGCGCCGTGCTGACGCGTGAAGTCGAAGTGCTCGACGAGCGGGGCCGCGCGTCCGTCATCGCGATTCCCGCCGAGCGGCCGCTGACCGTCTACGTCGACAAGCGCGAACTGGTCACGTTGATGACGCTGGGTGGCGCGCCCGAAGCGCTGACCCTGGGCTACCTGCGCAACCAGCGCCTCGTGACGGCGCTGGAGGACATCGTCTCCGTGCAGGTGGACTGGGAAGTCGATGCTGTCGCCGTCACGACCAGGAACGGCATCGCCGGCCTGGCCGAGCGCACGTCGAAGCAGGTGGTCACGACCGGGTGCGGGCAGGGCTCCGTGTTCGGCGGCCTGATGGACGACGTCGACCGCATCGTGCTGCCAACCGCGGCGCGGCTGCCGCAATCCACGCTGTACCGCATTATTGATGCAGTGCGCAATCATCAATCGATCTACAAGCAGGCCGGTTCCGTGCACGGCTGCGCGCTGTTCTCCGCAGCGGGCGAGATGCTCAGTTTTGTCGAGGACGTCGGCCGCCACAATGCGGTGGACGCGATCGCCGGCCAGATGTGGCTGGAGGGTATCGCCGGTGCCGACAAGGTGTTCTATACGACGGGCCGGTTGACGTCCGAAATGGTCATCAAGGGTGCCCAGATGGGCATCCCGTTCCTGCTGTCCCGCTCGGGTACCACGCAGATGGGCCATATGGTGGCCGAACGCATCGGCATGACCTTGCTATCGCGCTGTACGGGCAAGCATTTCCTGTTGCTGACGGGGCAGGAACGGCTGGTATATGAGCCAGGCACCGCTGACGTCGTGCGCTACGCCTGA
- a CDS encoding LysR family transcriptional regulator, with translation MDIHSDDLKTFVAVVDSGSLSAAAVHLGQTTSGVSRALSRLEDKLQTSLLTRTTRRMELTEEGQLFLDKARHILAAIEEVEESIRIRRQRPAGRLCVDAASPFMLHCIVPHVAEFRALYPEIRLELTSNDRIADLIEHRTDIAIRIGALHDSTLHARPLPSSPLHVLASPTYLARHGTPADPGELAAHTLLGFVQYDPGNLWPLRHAAGNTLQVVPALAASSGETLRQLALAGQGIACLADFMTGADIATGRLVPVLAAFNSGYRQQIHAVYYRNTQLAQRIGCFLDFLQQKLPPPP, from the coding sequence ATGGACATCCATTCCGACGACCTGAAAACGTTTGTCGCCGTCGTCGACAGCGGTTCGCTCAGCGCAGCAGCCGTCCATTTGGGACAGACCACGTCCGGCGTCAGCCGCGCCCTGTCGCGCCTGGAGGACAAGCTGCAGACCTCGCTGCTGACGCGCACCACCCGGCGCATGGAGTTGACGGAGGAGGGCCAGCTGTTCCTCGACAAGGCGCGCCACATCCTGGCGGCGATCGAAGAAGTGGAGGAGAGCATCCGCATCCGTCGCCAACGGCCGGCCGGGCGCCTGTGCGTGGACGCGGCCTCACCGTTCATGTTGCACTGCATCGTGCCGCACGTGGCCGAATTTCGTGCCCTGTATCCAGAGATCCGCCTGGAGCTCACCAGCAATGACCGGATCGCGGACCTGATCGAGCACCGTACCGACATCGCCATCCGCATCGGCGCCTTGCACGATTCGACGTTGCATGCGCGCCCGCTGCCGTCCAGCCCCCTGCACGTGCTTGCCAGCCCCACCTACCTGGCGCGCCACGGCACGCCGGCCGATCCGGGCGAGCTGGCGGCGCATACGCTGCTCGGTTTCGTCCAGTACGACCCGGGCAACCTGTGGCCGCTGCGCCATGCCGCGGGCAACACGCTGCAGGTCGTGCCCGCGCTGGCCGCATCGAGTGGCGAGACGTTGCGCCAGCTCGCGCTGGCCGGCCAGGGCATCGCCTGCCTGGCCGACTTCATGACGGGGGCGGACATCGCCACCGGCCGTCTGGTGCCCGTGCTGGCGGCATTCAACAGCGGCTACCGCCAGCAGATCCACGCCGTGTATTACCGCAATACGCAGCTGGCGCAGCGTATCGGCTGCTTCCTCGATTTCCTGCAACAGAAGCTGCCACCACCCCCGTAG